One stretch of Vibrio kanaloae DNA includes these proteins:
- a CDS encoding T1SS-143 repeat domain-containing protein, whose protein sequence is MDPILYIEVGGVVWQVFPDGTWLQLPASQLKVEGVQVVTIEPQSLEQAQPLTAIQIAAVEQELEEVVTQLVNNIESAPQQQSPAYDQPSASASFIAYVRSTLDETLAKAGFDTRPTEYEEEDTTSNDGNLDALLPSTELTVDILDGGDGYENQFEVPGVTITGTAADVRDGRTVVLTITDVNGNTVTTTAITNNETYVVNGVDLSLLTEGDLQVDAIIADDFGNSITANDSTIKDTLATIDVDFDGFGDEFYNQFEISNGVLVGTVANVEDGQTISISITDSQGLTQDYTTTVSGGTWTLTLQDYSSFAEGGLTVVANTIDMAGNPTTATDTIVKDTLASITASVDDGGDGVLNSFEIQSAKFFGTVQNVEDGQSVNIRISDSTTNVIVLTATVVNGAWSVEGVDLTSFADGSITIEADTIDVAGNPASAANSAGVVVIDTVSPVIDIDTLDGFSILAFRSGQLTTMQGTTNVAEGLPVYIEVSDGTQTLVFEGVVDSSGNWQAENIDISTLDSSAEWTVDAKVFNTVGNEAIDDMPTIILPESVVFSENVIGIFGDETQTSDIRIDFADFSFGDDQSLAESITSQGLSITIAVSADKQSLIGTRSDGQIVFDAAISGSSVNINFYKVIDQEAGLDSIQTALIIEGLQTDADGTTELVIGHLPIVIKDSDPLIFDESYEVIEGQVVSGNVLNNDIDLDTQLTIKSVEVDGTTQTLSGSTPVSFALDEGVLTVFSNGHWTFVANRNLDHTIAQNITFNYVAGDSSNDFGNGTAVIDIFDGEAGLVVDGTTTSSEGDVSDGVQTVVGQFTVSAGSDNPDPASIVFNANTLVQLDTLGLTTGDEESPLTYTLSNDGKTITAQANGETIFTLTLSAAASGIDVLADVSLVLEQPINHLNSNDSITLPLIIDGEDLDGTSLEQGRFDWIIEDGADPALTSISNASIDESDLVLGSVSDTGTFNLNVGSDFVESVFFDVGDQPQLYSGGEQIIYVVSADGNELIGYVGSESVENKAFTLSFSLPSGEEDTDVTYTFELFKGLDQKNITDEIPFVITARDDDNDETQLTLNVSITDGGEPTIGSGTVELSEAPVADITPSGVGSTANVSLAVTAGNDPLVYLGLDVANGQVVLGSDGAAVTSNGEALTWRDNGNGTFDAVLGNGDAVLKIRLPDDFTLEANGSTNVTVVIELYQSIDHGSGLKDTELTIPASIVTIDSDGSRDTQESDIKIYDGKDPAFSIVGSISVDEDGLIGDSEQAGTEEPSPSISIIQGSDDIASVSIDTDAFDALGYSSAGKAISLQAADPDGWYYGQDSDGSNVFRIRFNTDGTTEFDLYAPLDHDYGNNGENNLALNFELTVNDADGDRSDPAIYSVNVKDDVPTARDGSIEMVEGDNLNGQFLTEEFSGADSAEIISFTYRNVTYTFDNAGTPITINLINDYDGGSTYGQFTLSPDGSYQLITNPNVSTDPADPKIVDDIDYLVRDADGDEVISNAELILDDNEGFIRYENSETTEDNDAIIVVSVSTGDVDQSETVTAIEFSEDSLQGGSLYLDGVLLQVVDGKVTLSGNQLTAIDSQFTGPNGQLTYRPALHESNTTSTVILAINAIISTDTVPKELTADIAVSVLPVADAPDWSDSVFTYQSVEDDADPIKLDITAQLVDQDTSEELSYTISGIPDGLNITLNGNAVKEGKEYTQPQIDKMEIRADENLAGRFEFDITAIATEAGNTFAEPDDKTADIVNTVVVEISPDADTPHVSVKDYKGLEDETIFLKNVIDGSLTDTDGSESLSYQIEVQDGWSIQGGLFELIAPNTYLVSAGAIENDVAYLVPKEDISSFTEDLFIKVTAVATESTVDSLDPINVTALSDTKTINIFLKGVVDEPIVVDGGNAHWEYDSDTKVISNQSVLNEDGLIRLDFVVQTSDDDVSEEINILLTDIPDGTLLVDSFGEPVSLTIAYIDDVTGPVFQVSNAQLNGLYLKPVPDFSGELELTVIAISTEPDGDSGEFPMTLKVEVAPVVDQEDGQIVNTQGIEDSQIGLNLEPSVNQDIDGSESLTGYTIDSLPAGLTLYFDGSVIQVPASGLDLDTLLDSTTPTLSDLLSSGRLSVTATEDLSGTFSLPITYEVTDISPTGATDIKDISGSISVTVDARVELDTRLEGSTELLQSTDGSPVDISNAVTFVDADIDGSEYLDYILIEIPDGYSLIVEHPNGAAQDSSGNWIISADGLTSDSFQELAAYILDNATISSPSDTPVLDIVVRARVIDGEDTRYIDATFPLQITGHDGGGGSCDPVGPPSPIQPDGEIKTPEGEDIDLTGLLNTDVGSDPDNEISFYIPADSLPESVEISGDGVIAEYDASGEIVGYSITADGLSKLTLTGLDEDFAGCIDFTIETIETSPCSGDTVTTAQTISIQVLPVVDDITVEADSTTIQEDIATDLNLELVLGDSVEDGQLIAGEGNSATGKETVNSLTVSISNGATLSETPTDTGLLVDNGDGTWTVTDPSRLSDVLVTPPEHYSGEITLTVTANITDEADCVTETDTQDKTTVVTITVEPIADAANLITEDIIGDEDNYISLSSLRAELIDQDGSENMSLSLKGVPEGAVVAIKVGDTYELVPNNGADGGTFNGSPTYEWQLDPSQLANLVILPPRDFSGDMNLSLEAITQEVGTTDIRYTQSEFTVGVNPIGDKVELFELPEQLSGSEDDGIVIPLDANSFETNSDEFLEITVIVNGTSDPSGLVGLDRIRIGSETSSFISLGNGSVQATILVAASSVDELEFFAGDAWGNLDITITGQTVDQNTVLGDLVKDIGDPSSQDMTLVITPEPDAPLLSVEYPSIVAEASGTIPLGLDLSLVNPADSEEGFITIYDIPAGLTFSHGSMVDGQYVVDLADVSNLAITGGYDGVDPFELTIEPSAEIGNNQAVGLPQTVSVEFVADGDSTITATDDNDLLIGGTGSDNFVFESSGLGSAEAPSYDVVQDFDASPNTDAIDLSGILGSLGLNTGLGATQYLDLEESGEGVTISIKPSGDDDVQQNILLTDVTYDDLYQGDSSSALEAQILQKMIEDNNLTL, encoded by the coding sequence ATGGATCCTATTTTATATATCGAAGTTGGTGGTGTTGTATGGCAAGTCTTCCCTGATGGCACTTGGCTTCAACTGCCTGCATCACAACTTAAAGTTGAAGGTGTGCAAGTCGTTACTATTGAGCCTCAAAGTTTGGAACAGGCTCAACCCCTCACAGCAATACAAATAGCCGCTGTTGAGCAGGAGCTAGAAGAGGTGGTGACTCAGCTTGTCAACAACATCGAAAGTGCACCTCAACAGCAGAGTCCTGCCTATGATCAACCCAGCGCAAGCGCCTCTTTCATTGCTTATGTCCGCTCTACATTAGACGAAACCCTTGCGAAAGCAGGCTTTGATACGCGCCCTACAGAATATGAAGAAGAAGACACTACCTCAAACGACGGTAACCTAGATGCGCTACTACCTAGCACAGAACTCACGGTTGATATACTCGATGGCGGTGATGGATACGAAAACCAATTTGAAGTACCAGGTGTTACGATTACGGGCACGGCTGCGGATGTTCGAGATGGACGTACCGTTGTTCTTACCATCACTGATGTTAATGGCAACACGGTTACCACAACGGCAATTACTAATAACGAAACTTATGTTGTAAACGGTGTCGACCTTTCTTTATTGACTGAAGGCGATCTTCAGGTCGATGCGATCATTGCTGATGATTTTGGTAATAGCATTACAGCCAACGATTCCACAATCAAAGATACGCTAGCGACGATTGATGTCGACTTTGATGGCTTTGGTGATGAGTTTTACAACCAATTTGAAATATCGAATGGGGTGCTAGTTGGTACGGTTGCCAATGTTGAAGATGGTCAGACGATAAGCATTTCAATTACCGATAGTCAAGGTCTCACACAAGACTATACAACGACAGTATCCGGTGGAACTTGGACTCTGACCCTTCAAGATTACTCAAGCTTCGCAGAGGGTGGGTTGACGGTTGTTGCTAACACCATCGATATGGCCGGAAACCCCACTACAGCGACTGACACCATTGTTAAAGATACGCTCGCAAGTATTACAGCGAGTGTTGACGATGGAGGTGATGGCGTTCTCAACAGCTTCGAAATTCAATCCGCCAAATTTTTCGGTACAGTCCAAAATGTTGAGGATGGTCAATCGGTCAACATCCGTATTTCAGACAGTACCACCAATGTTATCGTGCTGACAGCAACGGTTGTGAATGGCGCTTGGTCTGTGGAGGGTGTGGACTTAACAAGTTTTGCTGACGGTAGTATTACCATCGAGGCTGACACGATTGATGTAGCAGGTAACCCGGCTTCTGCAGCAAATAGTGCAGGGGTAGTTGTTATCGATACCGTATCTCCAGTTATTGACATTGATACGCTAGACGGTTTTAGCATTTTGGCATTTCGTAGTGGCCAACTTACAACCATGCAGGGGACAACTAATGTTGCCGAAGGGCTCCCTGTTTACATTGAAGTAAGCGACGGGACTCAGACTCTAGTCTTTGAGGGCGTAGTTGATTCTTCGGGTAACTGGCAGGCGGAGAACATTGACATCTCTACTTTGGATTCGTCTGCAGAATGGACGGTTGACGCAAAAGTTTTCAATACAGTCGGCAACGAAGCCATTGATGACATGCCGACGATTATTCTTCCTGAATCTGTGGTGTTTTCGGAGAATGTCATCGGTATTTTCGGAGATGAAACACAAACGTCTGATATTCGCATCGATTTTGCAGACTTCTCGTTTGGTGATGATCAAAGTTTAGCTGAGTCAATAACCTCTCAAGGCCTGTCGATCACTATCGCGGTATCGGCTGACAAGCAAAGCCTTATTGGAACCCGAAGCGATGGCCAAATTGTATTCGATGCTGCAATATCTGGCAGCAGCGTAAACATCAACTTCTATAAGGTGATCGACCAAGAGGCAGGATTAGATTCAATTCAGACAGCTCTGATCATTGAGGGCTTACAGACGGATGCGGACGGCACGACTGAGCTCGTCATCGGTCATTTACCTATTGTTATCAAGGACTCGGATCCACTCATTTTTGATGAGTCTTATGAAGTCATTGAAGGTCAAGTCGTATCAGGAAACGTACTTAACAACGACATCGATCTTGATACCCAGCTAACTATAAAAAGTGTCGAAGTTGATGGTACGACACAAACACTATCAGGTAGCACCCCTGTTTCTTTTGCTTTGGATGAAGGTGTTTTAACTGTTTTTTCAAATGGCCACTGGACGTTTGTCGCCAACAGAAATTTGGATCACACCATAGCTCAAAACATCACTTTCAACTATGTCGCAGGCGATAGCAGTAATGACTTCGGAAATGGCACTGCAGTCATCGATATTTTTGATGGTGAGGCGGGGTTAGTTGTTGATGGGACAACGACCAGCTCAGAAGGTGACGTGTCTGATGGGGTCCAAACTGTAGTCGGTCAGTTTACCGTTTCCGCTGGCTCAGATAATCCAGATCCCGCTTCGATTGTCTTTAATGCTAATACTCTGGTCCAGTTAGACACTTTGGGCTTGACGACTGGAGATGAGGAGTCTCCTCTAACCTATACGTTATCGAATGATGGTAAAACGATTACCGCGCAAGCAAATGGAGAAACGATATTCACACTAACGTTGAGTGCAGCCGCTAGTGGTATTGATGTTCTAGCAGATGTATCCCTAGTGTTAGAACAACCTATAAACCACCTGAACAGCAATGATTCCATCACTTTACCGCTTATTATTGATGGGGAAGATTTAGACGGTACTTCTTTAGAACAAGGGCGGTTTGATTGGATTATTGAGGATGGTGCGGACCCTGCTTTAACGTCGATCAGTAATGCCAGCATCGATGAGTCAGACCTTGTTCTCGGCAGTGTTTCTGATACTGGCACCTTCAATCTCAACGTCGGAAGTGACTTTGTCGAGTCTGTATTTTTTGATGTAGGAGATCAGCCGCAGTTATATAGTGGTGGCGAGCAAATTATTTATGTGGTGTCGGCCGATGGAAATGAACTGATTGGTTATGTCGGCTCTGAAAGTGTTGAAAATAAAGCGTTTACCTTGAGTTTCTCGTTACCTTCAGGTGAGGAAGATACTGATGTCACTTATACCTTTGAACTGTTTAAGGGGCTTGACCAAAAAAACATTACAGACGAAATACCGTTTGTTATCACTGCCAGAGATGATGATAACGACGAAACACAATTAACCTTGAACGTCTCGATTACTGATGGCGGAGAACCAACGATTGGTTCAGGGACCGTTGAACTCAGTGAAGCTCCTGTTGCTGATATCACTCCGTCGGGAGTCGGTTCTACAGCAAACGTGAGTTTGGCGGTTACTGCGGGTAATGACCCTCTGGTTTACTTGGGGTTAGATGTGGCGAATGGCCAAGTTGTATTAGGCAGTGATGGTGCTGCTGTTACCAGTAATGGTGAAGCATTGACTTGGCGTGACAACGGTAATGGTACATTTGATGCTGTTCTTGGCAATGGTGATGCTGTTTTAAAAATCCGACTACCAGATGACTTTACTCTTGAAGCAAATGGTTCAACAAACGTAACGGTTGTTATTGAGTTATATCAGTCCATTGATCATGGATCTGGTTTGAAAGATACCGAGCTGACCATACCAGCTTCTATCGTCACTATCGATTCTGATGGGTCGAGAGACACTCAAGAGTCCGACATTAAAATATACGATGGTAAGGACCCTGCATTCTCAATTGTAGGTAGTATATCTGTTGATGAAGATGGACTCATTGGTGACAGCGAACAAGCCGGTACTGAAGAACCGAGTCCATCAATATCCATAATTCAAGGCTCAGACGATATTGCTTCCGTATCAATTGATACTGATGCATTTGATGCACTTGGTTACAGCAGTGCCGGAAAAGCGATCTCCCTTCAGGCTGCTGATCCTGATGGTTGGTATTACGGGCAAGACTCTGACGGAAGCAACGTATTTAGAATTCGTTTTAATACTGACGGGACGACAGAGTTTGATCTATATGCGCCACTTGATCACGACTACGGTAACAACGGTGAAAACAATCTCGCCCTCAATTTTGAACTTACAGTTAATGATGCGGATGGAGACCGTTCTGATCCCGCTATTTATTCTGTCAACGTAAAAGATGATGTTCCGACTGCTCGAGATGGTTCTATTGAAATGGTTGAGGGTGATAACCTCAATGGGCAGTTCTTAACCGAAGAATTTTCAGGCGCAGACAGCGCAGAAATCATTAGTTTCACTTATCGAAATGTCACCTATACCTTTGATAACGCAGGTACACCAATTACGATCAATTTGATTAATGATTATGATGGTGGGTCGACTTACGGGCAGTTTACGCTTTCACCTGATGGTAGTTATCAGCTGATCACCAATCCAAACGTATCGACAGACCCCGCTGATCCTAAGATCGTTGATGACATCGATTATCTGGTGCGAGATGCGGATGGCGATGAAGTCATTAGTAACGCTGAGCTTATACTGGATGATAACGAAGGTTTTATTCGTTATGAAAATTCTGAAACCACAGAAGACAACGATGCCATTATCGTTGTGAGCGTTTCTACTGGAGACGTTGACCAAAGTGAAACTGTTACGGCCATTGAATTTTCAGAAGATTCTTTGCAAGGCGGTAGCCTGTATTTAGATGGTGTATTACTTCAAGTAGTTGATGGCAAGGTGACGCTTTCAGGTAATCAGCTAACGGCGATTGACAGCCAGTTTACTGGCCCAAATGGTCAATTGACTTATCGACCTGCACTTCATGAATCGAATACGACTTCAACGGTTATTCTAGCAATCAACGCCATCATTAGTACCGATACGGTTCCAAAGGAACTTACAGCCGATATTGCGGTTTCTGTTTTGCCTGTGGCTGACGCGCCGGATTGGTCTGATTCGGTCTTCACCTATCAATCTGTTGAAGATGACGCAGATCCAATTAAATTAGATATCACCGCTCAGTTGGTTGACCAAGATACATCTGAAGAATTGTCTTACACCATTAGTGGCATTCCAGATGGTCTGAATATCACCTTGAACGGAAATGCAGTTAAAGAGGGTAAAGAGTACACTCAGCCCCAAATCGACAAAATGGAAATTAGAGCCGATGAAAACCTCGCGGGTCGATTTGAATTTGATATTACTGCGATTGCGACTGAAGCGGGGAATACCTTTGCTGAACCAGATGATAAAACGGCCGATATCGTCAATACCGTCGTGGTTGAGATTTCACCGGATGCTGATACTCCACATGTATCGGTTAAGGACTACAAAGGCCTAGAAGATGAAACCATCTTCCTCAAGAACGTGATTGATGGATCGCTAACGGATACCGATGGTTCTGAATCGTTAAGCTATCAAATCGAAGTGCAAGATGGTTGGTCTATTCAAGGCGGACTATTTGAACTAATTGCCCCTAACACTTACTTAGTGTCGGCTGGTGCGATTGAGAACGATGTCGCTTATTTAGTACCAAAAGAAGACATCAGTTCATTCACCGAAGATCTGTTTATTAAGGTTACGGCGGTAGCGACGGAATCGACCGTTGATTCATTAGATCCAATTAACGTGACCGCGCTTAGCGATACCAAAACCATCAATATTTTCCTCAAAGGTGTCGTCGATGAGCCTATTGTTGTGGATGGCGGCAATGCACACTGGGAATATGACAGCGATACCAAAGTTATCAGCAACCAATCTGTTCTCAATGAAGATGGTTTGATTCGTCTCGATTTTGTCGTCCAAACCTCAGATGACGATGTTTCAGAAGAGATTAATATACTGCTGACCGATATTCCTGACGGCACCTTGCTGGTGGATTCATTCGGCGAGCCAGTGTCGTTAACCATCGCCTATATTGACGATGTTACTGGCCCAGTATTTCAGGTCTCTAACGCTCAACTGAATGGCCTGTATCTCAAGCCGGTTCCTGACTTTAGTGGTGAATTAGAACTCACCGTTATTGCTATCTCAACTGAGCCCGATGGTGATTCGGGCGAGTTTCCGATGACTCTTAAAGTAGAGGTAGCGCCGGTCGTTGATCAAGAAGACGGTCAAATCGTTAACACTCAAGGTATCGAAGACAGTCAAATAGGTCTGAACCTTGAGCCTTCAGTGAATCAGGATATCGATGGCAGCGAATCCTTGACGGGATATACCATTGATAGCCTACCTGCAGGTCTCACTCTTTATTTTGATGGGAGTGTTATTCAGGTTCCAGCTTCAGGCTTAGATTTGGACACTCTACTGGATTCGACAACTCCAACGCTTTCGGATCTTCTAAGCAGCGGTAGGCTTTCTGTTACAGCGACAGAAGATTTAAGCGGAACATTCTCACTTCCTATCACCTATGAAGTCACGGATATCTCTCCAACTGGTGCCACGGATATTAAAGATATTAGCGGTTCCATTAGCGTGACTGTAGATGCTCGCGTCGAGTTAGACACTCGATTAGAAGGCTCTACAGAGCTATTACAGAGTACAGATGGCTCGCCTGTTGATATATCTAACGCCGTGACGTTCGTCGACGCGGACATCGATGGGTCAGAGTACCTCGATTATATTTTGATCGAAATTCCAGACGGCTATTCGTTGATTGTTGAGCACCCTAATGGTGCCGCGCAAGATAGCTCTGGGAATTGGATCATATCGGCGGATGGGCTAACGAGTGACTCTTTCCAAGAGCTTGCAGCGTACATTTTAGATAATGCGACGATTTCCAGCCCAAGTGATACTCCGGTACTGGATATTGTGGTTCGTGCTCGTGTGATTGATGGTGAAGATACCAGATATATTGATGCGACTTTCCCGCTGCAAATTACTGGTCATGACGGCGGTGGCGGTTCTTGTGACCCTGTTGGCCCACCGAGCCCGATTCAACCCGATGGCGAAATTAAAACACCTGAAGGGGAAGATATTGATCTCACTGGCTTGCTAAACACCGATGTTGGCAGTGATCCAGACAATGAAATCTCTTTCTATATTCCTGCCGATTCACTTCCTGAAAGCGTTGAGATTTCCGGTGATGGTGTTATTGCTGAATACGATGCTTCTGGTGAGATCGTCGGTTATTCAATCACTGCAGATGGACTCTCGAAACTAACGTTAACGGGCTTGGATGAAGATTTTGCAGGGTGTATTGATTTCACCATAGAGACAATTGAGACTTCACCATGTAGCGGTGATACGGTGACGACGGCCCAAACCATTAGTATCCAAGTTTTGCCTGTGGTCGATGACATTACGGTTGAAGCTGACTCCACAACCATTCAAGAAGACATCGCGACAGACCTTAACCTTGAACTGGTTCTTGGTGATAGCGTTGAAGATGGGCAATTAATCGCAGGTGAAGGCAATAGCGCTACCGGTAAAGAAACCGTTAACTCTCTAACGGTGAGCATTTCGAATGGAGCGACCTTGTCTGAAACTCCAACAGACACCGGGCTGTTAGTTGACAATGGCGACGGGACTTGGACGGTCACGGACCCTAGCCGTTTGAGTGATGTGTTAGTCACGCCACCTGAGCATTACAGTGGTGAAATCACCCTCACTGTGACAGCAAATATTACCGATGAAGCGGATTGCGTAACAGAAACGGATACGCAAGATAAAACGACGGTCGTGACTATTACTGTTGAGCCAATCGCTGATGCGGCGAACTTGATAACAGAGGATATTATCGGAGATGAAGATAATTACATTTCATTGTCATCACTGAGAGCAGAGCTGATTGACCAAGATGGTTCTGAAAATATGTCGCTTTCGTTGAAGGGAGTTCCTGAAGGCGCAGTTGTCGCGATTAAAGTAGGAGACACCTATGAGTTGGTTCCAAACAACGGCGCCGATGGCGGTACCTTTAATGGAAGCCCTACTTACGAGTGGCAGCTCGATCCAAGTCAGTTAGCTAATCTAGTTATTCTGCCACCAAGAGACTTTAGTGGTGATATGAATCTGTCTCTAGAGGCTATTACTCAAGAAGTTGGTACTACGGATATCCGTTATACCCAATCTGAATTTACTGTAGGTGTTAATCCTATAGGTGACAAAGTTGAATTATTCGAGTTGCCAGAGCAACTATCAGGTAGTGAGGATGACGGCATTGTTATACCGCTCGATGCCAATAGTTTTGAAACCAACAGTGATGAGTTTTTAGAGATTACGGTAATAGTGAATGGAACTTCGGATCCATCAGGTTTAGTCGGGCTAGATCGAATTCGAATTGGCTCTGAGACCTCTTCATTTATTTCTTTAGGTAATGGTAGTGTACAAGCAACGATCCTCGTTGCTGCTAGCTCAGTGGATGAGCTCGAATTCTTTGCTGGCGACGCGTGGGGCAATCTCGACATCACGATTACTGGTCAAACTGTCGACCAAAATACGGTGCTTGGTGACTTGGTCAAAGATATTGGAGATCCAAGTTCACAAGATATGACCTTGGTTATCACACCAGAACCTGACGCTCCGTTACTGAGCGTTGAATATCCATCAATAGTCGCGGAAGCAAGCGGCACGATTCCTCTTGGTCTAGATCTTTCTCTAGTTAACCCTGCCGATTCTGAGGAAGGTTTTATTACCATCTACGATATTCCTGCAGGTTTGACGTTCTCACACGGATCGATGGTTGATGGTCAGTATGTGGTGGATTTAGCGGATGTGTCTAATTTAGCAATTACTGGCGGTTATGATGGCGTTGATCCATTTGAACTCACCATCGAACCTTCTGCTGAAATAGGCAACAACCAAGCGGTAGGGTTGCCTCAAACGGTATCGGTTGAATTTGTTGCTGACGGCGACTCTACCATTACCGCGACAGACGATAACGACTTACTGATTGGCGGTACCGGCTCAGATAATTTTGTATTTGAATCATCAGGTTTGGGCAGCGCTGAGGCACCAAGCTACGATGTAGTTCAAGATTTTGATGCATCTCCAAATACGGATGCAATTGACCTCTCGGGTATTTTGGGAAGCCTAGGGCTTAATACAGGGCTAGGGGCAACACAATATCTAGATTTAGAAGAATCTGGTGAGGGCGTGACCATTTCTATTAAGCCAAGTGGAGATGATGACGTTCAACAAAACATCTTATTAACCGATGTTACGTACGACGATCTGTATCAAGGCGACAGTAGCAGTGCATTAGAAGCACAAATTTTACAAAAAATGATAGAAGACAATAATTTAACGCTGTAA